GCTCTATGAAAAATCTGAAATCGAAAAGATTTATGCCGGCGAATTCCCAACGGAAATCTCCACGGAAATTCAACAGTTCGGATATACTACGTTTCAGCAGACGGTATCGACTTTTGCGCCGGTTCTCGACGTCCCGGTTAGTGAAGATTATGTTATCGGACCGGGAGATAGTTTCCGGATAACCATCTGGGGTCGAGTGAATGTAACCTATCCGGTAGCGGTTGATCGTAACGGAGAAATTTCGGTTCCGGAAATAGGTGTATTAAATGTCTGGGGGTTAACCTTTGGCGAATTAAAAAAATATCTGAATCGAGAAATCGCAAAATATTATACTGATTTTGAAATGACGGTTACCATGGACCGGATTAAAACGATTCGGGTCTATGTTGTCGGAGAAGCGCGATTCCCTGGCAGTTATACAGTGAGTGCGTTAGCAACATTATTCAATGCGTTATATGCTGCGGGTGGACCGAGCAAACAGGGAACAATGCGGAATATTCAACTGATTCGAAATGGTAAAGTAGTTCAAGTAGTAGATTTATATGATTTCTTGCTGAAGGGCGACCGCACCGCTGATGTTCGACTGGAAAATCAAGATACCATATTTATCCCGATAATCGGAAAAGTTGCGGGGATCGCTGGGCATGTAAAACGACCAGCGATTTATGAATTTAAAGAGACGATGAATTTATCGGAACTGATTGCGCTTGCTGGCGGTGTTTCTGCGGTTGGGTATCTCGAACGAGTACAGGTTGAACGAATGGAAGCGAATCGAAGACGGATAGTCGCGGATTTTAATCTAACCGGTATCGAAACGACCGCAGTAAAGCCGGAACTGAACCTTCTGCTTCAAGATGGTGACTTGGTGAAAATATATCCGATACTGCCAGAAAAAATGAATGTAGTTTATCTTGAAGGACATGTTGCTCGACCGGGAGAATATGAATTGAAACCGAATATGCGACTTCGTGATTTAATTCCCAGTTATGATGTGCTCTTACCACAGCCATCATTGGAATATGGCCAGATTATCCGATTACAGGAGCCGGATTTGCATCCGGTCGGGATTCAGTTCCATCTCGGGAAATTACTCGCCGGCGATGCAACACAGAATATTGAATTAAAACGATGGGACCGTGTACAGATATTCCCATGGTCAGCGCGGTTGAAGAAAAGTGTGCGCGTTAGCGGGTTAGTGTTTCAGCCGGGAGAATATAGTTTGCATGAAGGGATGCGCGTGAAAGATTTAATCACCGCTGCTGGCGGGTTCACGAAAAACGCTTATCTGCGTAACGCTGAAATAACCCGTCGTATCATTACCCAAGATGGTATGGAAACACAAAAGTTAGAAGTGGATCTGGAAGAAGCGATGCGCGATAATCCAGAACATAATATTGTATTGCAGGATTATGATAATCTCGTCGTACGCCCGATACCGGAACTTGAGTTCGACCGATATGTAACCATCACCGGGGAAGTACGGTTTCCGGGAAATTATCCGGTTAAAAAGGGAGAACGATTAAGTTCATTGATTGAACGTGCGGGCGGATATACCGAGAAAGCATATTTAAAAGGAGCGGTGTTTACTCGAGAAAGTGCGCAGGTTGAACAGCGGAAACGATTGAATAATCTGATTCGCGAGCAGGAAGAACGGCTGTTATCTATGTCTGCGTTAGCGGTTAGCGGTGCGCTGGATAAAGAAGAAGCAGCAGCGCAACAGCGATCACTCGCATTGCAACAGCAATTATTAGCAAAACTTCGAACGGTTCCTATTGAAGGGCGAATGGTGGTTAAACTCGATACCCTCGAAAAATTGAGAGGCTCGGAAAATGATATTGAATTAGAAAAAAATGATGCTCTATATATCCCGGAAACTCCGGGACATGTGAATATCATGGGAGAAGTATATAATCCGACTTCGGTCATTTATGAACCAAATCGAACTGTGCAATATTATCTAACCAAAGTCGGTGGCATGACACGGGATGCGGACGAACGGCAGATATATATTATCGGAGCTGATGGTACTGTACATAGCCGGGAACAAAAAGGATTTGGTCGGATTACCTGGGATAAAGACCAGCATCGGTGGATAGCTGGTGGATTTTATAATATAAAACTAGACCCCGGTGATACCATTTTAGTTCCGCGCCGTCTCGACCGAACCGAATGGGTTCGAAACACGAAAGATATTACGCAGATACTGTACCAGATAGCTGTCAGTATCGGCGTTTTAGTTAAAATATAAAATATTCCGAATAGTCCGAATAGTTGCGAATACACCGCATCAAGGGTTGTTCGTGATAGTTGCTGTTTTCATTCGCTGCTTTCGGAAGCAAGTGTATGGAAGAAAAAGATTTAACTATAGTTGATTATCTTCGTCCGTTGATACGATACCGTCGGTTTATTGTTTGGTTCTGGCTGATAGCGGTGATTACCTCAATAATTATTAGTTTACTGTTACCAAAAATATATTCTGCAACCGCATTAATCGCCCCGCCGAATACCGCAGAAAATACCGCGGGAATATTGAGTAGTTTAGGTGTTTCCGGACAGATGGGCGCATTTGCCGCATCGTTTCTCGGTATTCCGAGTTCAGCAGATTTTTATATTGATATATTGAACAGCCGAATTATCGCTGAAACCTTGATTGACCGATTTAATCTGATGCAGGTATATAAAACACGATATCGTGAAGATACGATTATCAGCCTAGCTGACCATACACTCATCAAGAAAACAAAAGGGGAGCTGATTCAAATCACCGTTGAAGATAAAGACCCGAACCGAGCTGCAGCGTTAGCGAATGCTTATGTCGACGAGCTCGATAAACTTACCCGTCAGCTTGGGATGGATAACGCTGGACGAATGCGCGTGTTTTTAGAAAAGAGAATCGCAGAAACCAAACGGGAACTACAAACTGCGGAGGAAAAGTTGAAAAATTTCCAAGCGGAACATAAAATGATTGCGCTCGATGAGCAGACGAAAGCGATGGTCGTTGGTGCAGCTGAACTAGAAGGGCAGCTGATTGCCGCAGAAACTGAACTGGGGATATTGCGTAGTTTCGCTACCGAAGATAATGTTCGGGTTAAGCTGGTTAAAGCAAAAA
The genomic region above belongs to bacterium and contains:
- a CDS encoding Wzz/FepE/Etk N-terminal domain-containing protein, with product MEEKDLTIVDYLRPLIRYRRFIVWFWLIAVITSIIISLLLPKIYSATALIAPPNTAENTAGILSSLGVSGQMGAFAASFLGIPSSADFYIDILNSRIIAETLIDRFNLMQVYKTRYREDTIISLADHTLIKKTKGELIQITVEDKDPNRAAALANAYVDELDKLTRQLGMDNAGRMRVFLEKRIAETKRELQTAEEKLKNFQAEHKMIALDEQTKAMVVGAAELEGQLIAAETELGILRSFATEDNVRVKLVKAKIAELKRQLDKIEGTVPPRTNQQKIQATNRKIQNSFYIPLTQIPDLGLELARLLREVKIQETVFELLTQQYELARVSEAKDTQSIQIVAPAKVPDKKAKPKRILIVITTAVLALGIAIFISYFREYLATLDTENKQQLFTLIQELKGKSGTANGSREINN
- a CDS encoding SLBB domain-containing protein, producing the protein MGKIRMYYILSIIFILGLSARSVSEQAYPFGLQPTPVFPVPQFSPYSISTGMPLSGYQYGISTGMPAVPPGYPFPKYLYGIETSLLPGFGLETLLPPVTVSTATAVPLYEKSEIEKIYAGEFPTEISTEIQQFGYTTFQQTVSTFAPVLDVPVSEDYVIGPGDSFRITIWGRVNVTYPVAVDRNGEISVPEIGVLNVWGLTFGELKKYLNREIAKYYTDFEMTVTMDRIKTIRVYVVGEARFPGSYTVSALATLFNALYAAGGPSKQGTMRNIQLIRNGKVVQVVDLYDFLLKGDRTADVRLENQDTIFIPIIGKVAGIAGHVKRPAIYEFKETMNLSELIALAGGVSAVGYLERVQVERMEANRRRIVADFNLTGIETTAVKPELNLLLQDGDLVKIYPILPEKMNVVYLEGHVARPGEYELKPNMRLRDLIPSYDVLLPQPSLEYGQIIRLQEPDLHPVGIQFHLGKLLAGDATQNIELKRWDRVQIFPWSARLKKSVRVSGLVFQPGEYSLHEGMRVKDLITAAGGFTKNAYLRNAEITRRIITQDGMETQKLEVDLEEAMRDNPEHNIVLQDYDNLVVRPIPELEFDRYVTITGEVRFPGNYPVKKGERLSSLIERAGGYTEKAYLKGAVFTRESAQVEQRKRLNNLIREQEERLLSMSALAVSGALDKEEAAAQQRSLALQQQLLAKLRTVPIEGRMVVKLDTLEKLRGSENDIELEKNDALYIPETPGHVNIMGEVYNPTSVIYEPNRTVQYYLTKVGGMTRDADERQIYIIGADGTVHSREQKGFGRITWDKDQHRWIAGGFYNIKLDPGDTILVPRRLDRTEWVRNTKDITQILYQIAVSIGVLVKI